A window from Prochlorococcus marinus str. GP2 encodes these proteins:
- a CDS encoding BolA/IbaG family iron-sulfur metabolism protein: MITKEEVIKLITKKIPSSKVFVENIKGNDHLQVTVIASEFNGLSLVKQHQLVYSALKEELASEAIHALALKTETPN; encoded by the coding sequence ATGATTACAAAAGAAGAAGTCATTAAACTAATAACTAAAAAAATACCAAGTTCTAAAGTTTTCGTTGAAAACATCAAAGGAAATGATCATTTACAAGTAACTGTAATTGCATCTGAATTCAATGGATTATCATTAGTTAAGCAGCATCAGCTAGTATATTCTGCATTAAAGGAAGAATTAGCTTCAGAAGCTATACATGCATTAGCATTAAAAACAGAGACACCAAATTAA
- the grxD gene encoding Grx4 family monothiol glutaredoxin — protein sequence MDNLTKEKIQKLIDSNPLIVFMKGTKLMPQCGFSNNVVQILNSLGVEFNTFDVLSDYEVREGIKEYSDWPTIPQVYLKGEFLGGSDILIEMYNTGKLKEKIEIELAS from the coding sequence ATGGACAACTTAACAAAAGAAAAAATACAAAAATTAATTGACTCTAATCCACTAATCGTATTCATGAAAGGTACAAAATTAATGCCTCAATGTGGTTTTTCTAATAATGTAGTTCAAATACTAAATTCTCTAGGTGTAGAATTTAATACTTTTGATGTTTTAAGCGATTACGAAGTCCGAGAGGGTATCAAAGAATATTCAGATTGGCCTACAATTCCTCAAGTCTATCTAAAAGGAGAGTTTCTTGGTGGATCAGATATTCTTATCGAAATGTACAACACTGGGAAACTAAAAGAGAAAATAGAAATTGAATTAGCGTCTTAA
- a CDS encoding DUF6761 family protein — protein sequence MTSFENPKAIRHFQSICDSCQDLVTRFHSPADLKLYSDGYLQALRNCSSLEQRDQDKLERLIERWIVDPSSFIDPEGDEKKGFFDKKRI from the coding sequence ATGACATCATTTGAAAATCCTAAAGCAATTCGTCATTTTCAATCAATTTGCGATAGTTGCCAAGACTTAGTTACTCGTTTTCATTCGCCAGCTGATCTTAAATTATATAGTGATGGTTATCTCCAAGCCTTAAGGAATTGCAGTAGTTTAGAGCAAAGAGATCAAGATAAATTAGAGAGATTAATAGAAAGATGGATTGTAGATCCATCAAGTTTTATTGATCCGGAGGGAGATGAAAAAAAAGGTTTTTTTGATAAAAAAAGAATTTAA